The bacterium genome includes the window GAAAACCATCGACGTGGGTCAAGCGACCTTCACGGTTATTCAGGATCTGTCGATTGGAACGCCTTATTTCCTCTGCGTCACCGCCTATGACCGCGCGGGAAATGAAAGCAGCTTCAGTCAGGAGATCAACCTCACCCTCGGCGACGGGCAGGCGCCGACGCTGACCAGCGTCACGCCGCTCAGCCGAACTGAATTGCTGCTGGTGTTCAGTGAACCCATCGATCCCGGCAGTGCGACCGACGCCGCCCATTATCGCATTGAACCAACGGTCACGGTCCAAAGCGTTAAACTGCAGAGCGACGGCAGAACGGTTTTAATCACGACCGCGGAACACGCCTCCGGTTCCACCTACACGCTTTTTGTCCATGATGTCGTCGACCGGGCGTTGCCGGCCAATGCGATCGCTCCGGGGACCCAGATCACCTACGCTCTAGGCGTCGAAGACAGCGATACCACACCGCCGGTTCTCAACTTGGCGACGCTGGAATCCGCCACGCAATTACAGCTTTATTTCAGCGAACCGCTGGAGGAGACCGGTGCTAAAACGATCGGCCATTACAGCCTCAGCGACGGCGTGCAAATCAAAAGCGTAATGTTGTCTGAGGACGGCCGGCGCGTGCAGTTGACTACCAGCGAACATGCGGGGGGCGTGGCCTACCGAGTGACTGTGGCGCAGGTCACGGACCGCTCTTCGCGTAAAAATAAAATCCCCGATGGCAGCAGCTACACCTATCAGTACGATCCCGGCGATATCACCGGTCCGGTGATGACGCTGGTGAACGCGGTGGATCGCAATCGTGTGGAGATCATGTTCAATGAACCGGTGGATAAAGCCAGCGCGGAGACTATCTCCCATTTTCAGATCAGCGGCGGCGTTCAGGTGACCGCCGCGGAGCTGGATCCTTCCGGGCAGGTGCTGCGGCTGCAGACCAGCGATCACAGCGCCAACCAGCTCTATGTGTTGACGGCCACCGGTGTGTGCGACCGCAGCGACCGTAAGAACCCGCTCGCCGTGGGCAGCACTTTTTCCTACCTGTACGTACCGGCCGACGAACTCGGCCCGACCATCGCCAAGGTCGTGATTACCGATTTCACCCATGTTCTGGTGACCTTCAGCGAGCAAGTGGATGCCCGCACTGCGGAAGAACCGGGAAATTATCAGATCAGCAACAACGTGCGCGTCTATTCCGCAAACCTGACTGCAGACGGGAAAAGCGTGCAGCTGGAGACCACGCCCCATGTTTCCGGCCAGCTGTATGTGCTGCAGATCAGCAATGTGCGCGACGTCTCCAGCCGGGGGAATCTGATCGCTCTCAACAGCGCTTACGCCTATGTCTATGATGTGACCGAGGCCAACGCCGGTCCGACTATTGTCGAGGTCAAACCGATGAGCGCCGCGACGCTGCAGGTGGTGTTCAGCAAGCCGGTAGAAAAGGCGAGCAGTCAGGCGGTGGCCAATTATGTGCTCAATCGCGGCGCAGCGGTCAAATCCGCAGCACTGGATGAATCCGGCACGCGGGTGCTCCTGCAGACCACGGTGCATGAACCCAACAAAATATACCTTTTGACGATCAGCAACATTTTCGACGCGACCGGCCAGCGCAATCTCATTCAGCCCAACAGCTCGTACAGCTATGTATACGAAGCCGCGGACGCGGTGGGTCCGGTGATCACACTGGTGAAGGTGATCGACGGACGGAATTTGGACGTGTTGTTCAATGAGCGCGTGACCACCGCTTCCGCCAACCAGGCGTCCAACTATAGCATCAGCGGCGGCGTGGAGGTTCAGAGCGCGACCCTGGACGCCAGTCGCAGCATCGTCCATCTGCACACCAGTGCGCATCAGGCGCAAAAGCTGTATGTGCTGCGCATCAATGCGGTCAAGGATGAAGCGGCGGGCAACGTCATCGCCGCCAACAGCAGCTATTCCTATCTATACGAACCCAGCGACGGGCTTGCTCCCACCATCGCTTCGGTGCGCGTGAAGGATATTCAGCATCTGGAGGTCGTCTTCAGCGAAGCGGTGGAGGCTGCCACGGCGCTGGACCCGGACCATTACCGCCTCAACCATTCGACGGAGATCAAATCCGTCAAAGCGGGATCCGCCGGTCATGTGGTCGAACTGGAAACCAGTGTGCTGCAGCCGGGCAGAATCTATGTGATCACGGTGAACGAGGTCATGGATGGAATGGGCAATCGCATTGCGGCTAACAGCGCTTACACCTTTACCTTTGGCGATTGGACTCTGGAGCGGACGCCGGCCGTAACCCATGTCTATTCCACCACCCCCACGG containing:
- a CDS encoding T9SS type A sorting domain-containing protein, which gives rise to MNRMLHRYGHKLYFFFFILSATTWCQAAGLKLQWLANSEADLAGYKVYVGTKSRVYTKTIDVGQATFTVIQDLSIGTPYFLCVTAYDRAGNESSFSQEINLTLGDGQAPTLTSVTPLSRTELLLVFSEPIDPGSATDAAHYRIEPTVTVQSVKLQSDGRTVLITTAEHASGSTYTLFVHDVVDRALPANAIAPGTQITYALGVEDSDTTPPVLNLATLESATQLQLYFSEPLEETGAKTIGHYSLSDGVQIKSVMLSEDGRRVQLTTSEHAGGVAYRVTVAQVTDRSSRKNKIPDGSSYTYQYDPGDITGPVMTLVNAVDRNRVEIMFNEPVDKASAETISHFQISGGVQVTAAELDPSGQVLRLQTSDHSANQLYVLTATGVCDRSDRKNPLAVGSTFSYLYVPADELGPTIAKVVITDFTHVLVTFSEQVDARTAEEPGNYQISNNVRVYSANLTADGKSVQLETTPHVSGQLYVLQISNVRDVSSRGNLIALNSAYAYVYDVTEANAGPTIVEVKPMSAATLQVVFSKPVEKASSQAVANYVLNRGAAVKSAALDESGTRVLLQTTVHEPNKIYLLTISNIFDATGQRNLIQPNSSYSYVYEAADAVGPVITLVKVIDGRNLDVLFNERVTTASANQASNYSISGGVEVQSATLDASRSIVHLHTSAHQAQKLYVLRINAVKDEAAGNVIAANSSYSYLYEPSDGLAPTIASVRVKDIQHLEVVFSEAVEAATALDPDHYRLNHSTEIKSVKAGSAGHVVELETSVLQPGRIYVITVNEVMDGMGNRIAANSAYTFTFGDWTLERTPAVTHVYSTTPTELWVVFDMKVDKAQAENPAHYAIQGPVTVQSAKLDGSQTQVQLRTSSHVPGRIYSLIVNDIPRWDRPDLIIKANVPFFYALQQDESAAPKLSKVEIEGENLIRVTFSQAVEKISAETRRNYTISENLAILSAEWQSEPNQVLLETARHHSGKAYTLTVSGIKSTASGAAMGPAVMAYTYMPTLEIKVDGVAEAMISYADVGRLYYVDRNYVITSVPEDLLQAKLIMTANNDRTMSDNRFMIIQLSKSALVYVAYDDEAQSAPNWLDAHFQKTEQFLGVSESGDRLRLWEGYFPSGRLVLGGNAAVGSRGAQMMYVVLIRESEVPSSLGGGYTEGGAPSSVLPESVNLLSNYPNPFNPITTIRFDLPYEKMVQIAVYDLLGRRVRLLYHGNATAGQHTVVWDGKNEQHIPVAAGIYFYHMDAWENGTRNGLNYKVNYQSFTRKMTLLK